The Microbacterium sp. LWH7-1.2 genome window below encodes:
- a CDS encoding HAD family hydrolase gives MNTDAETSALSSRRRIIFLDVDGTLLEHGSHVCPSTGPAIRAVREAGHLVYLSTGRSASDIHPDVAEIGFDGAVTNSGALVVSDGEVVVDRPLSPAATDRMLTALRSRGIRYFLQTRDAVYASDGMAELMRDYAAALAAREASGQEVRPEDSLVGLAQRTFPSADEADLTRIDKAVFVSDHPEGLEELRADLGDEFLIVPGSMPLPGGSNGEISERETTKGSAIELLLTHLGMDAADAIAVGDSRNDIEMFQVCGVSVAMGNAQPELKELADFVTTDVLDDGIANAFRRLGLI, from the coding sequence ATGAACACGGATGCCGAGACCTCGGCCCTCTCCTCTCGCCGGCGCATCATCTTCCTCGACGTCGACGGCACTCTCCTCGAGCACGGCTCGCACGTGTGCCCCTCGACTGGTCCGGCCATCCGCGCGGTGCGCGAAGCCGGGCATCTCGTGTACCTGAGCACCGGGCGGTCGGCCTCCGACATCCATCCGGACGTCGCAGAGATCGGCTTCGACGGCGCGGTGACGAACTCCGGTGCGCTCGTCGTCTCGGACGGAGAGGTGGTCGTCGACCGCCCCCTGTCACCGGCCGCGACGGACCGCATGCTCACGGCGCTGCGAAGCCGCGGCATCCGCTACTTCCTGCAGACGCGCGATGCCGTCTACGCCTCGGACGGCATGGCAGAGCTGATGCGCGACTATGCGGCGGCGCTCGCGGCGCGTGAGGCGTCCGGCCAGGAGGTGCGGCCGGAGGACTCGCTGGTGGGGCTCGCCCAGCGCACCTTCCCGAGCGCCGACGAGGCCGACCTGACGCGCATCGACAAGGCCGTCTTCGTCAGCGACCACCCGGAAGGCCTCGAGGAGCTGCGCGCCGACCTCGGCGACGAGTTCCTCATCGTGCCGGGCAGCATGCCGCTGCCCGGCGGCTCGAACGGCGAGATCAGCGAGCGCGAGACCACGAAGGGGTCGGCCATCGAGCTGCTGCTCACTCATCTCGGCATGGACGCGGCCGATGCGATCGCGGTGGGCGACAGCCGGAACGACATCGAGATGTTCCAGGTGTGCGGCGTCTCGGTCGCGATGGGCAACGCGCAGCCGGAGCTCAAGGAGCTCGCCGACTTCGTCACGACCGACGTGCTCGACGACGGGATCGCGAACGCGTTCCGCCGCCTCGGCCTGATCTGA
- a CDS encoding VOC family protein, protein MAVRSLFPILLARELPELVRFYERALGGVVDYRFPDEHGADAYVSLKIDGVSLGIGRDDDALPPGAGERVGLWFYVDDVDRTFSAWVAAGGHPIQAPADMPWGERIAQVRDPAGNLVNLGAEPPAAES, encoded by the coding sequence ATGGCGGTGCGGAGCCTGTTCCCCATCCTGCTGGCGCGCGAACTCCCCGAGCTCGTGCGGTTCTACGAGCGGGCGCTCGGCGGGGTCGTCGACTACCGGTTCCCTGACGAGCACGGCGCCGACGCCTACGTGTCGCTGAAGATCGACGGGGTGTCCCTCGGCATCGGCCGCGACGACGACGCGCTGCCGCCCGGTGCGGGCGAACGGGTCGGCCTCTGGTTCTACGTCGACGACGTCGACCGCACGTTCTCGGCCTGGGTGGCCGCCGGCGGCCACCCGATCCAAGCGCCTGCCGACATGCCCTGGGGCGAGCGCATCGCGCAGGTGCGCGACCCCGCCGGCAACCTCGTGAACCTCGGCGCGGAGCCGCCCGCCGCCGAGAGCTGA
- a CDS encoding enoyl-CoA hydratase/isomerase family protein: MSDSILVTRDGALARVRFNRPAFLNAMGFEMGTRWRDVAHELTSDSSVGAIILDAAGPAFCAGGDVIEMATSGASGGDVTGAAHTIHDGIRTFVESDKPIVAAVQGAVAGGGLGLMLTADYIVASEQSKFVSKYANIGLTPDLGVSTLLPAAVGQRRALQLLLQDLTIDAPTALDWGLVTEVVPTADVAARAEAVARFWLDNATGAFGQAKRLVRTGAGRPFAENLDDEARSIGARFDTDEAKARVAAFAAASAKSARPA, from the coding sequence GTGAGCGACTCGATCCTCGTCACCCGCGACGGCGCCCTGGCGCGCGTGCGGTTCAACCGGCCGGCGTTCCTGAACGCGATGGGCTTCGAGATGGGCACACGCTGGCGCGACGTCGCCCACGAGCTCACCTCCGACTCGTCCGTGGGGGCCATCATCCTGGATGCTGCGGGCCCCGCCTTCTGCGCCGGCGGCGACGTGATCGAGATGGCGACGTCGGGGGCGTCGGGTGGGGACGTGACCGGCGCCGCGCACACGATCCACGACGGCATCCGCACGTTCGTGGAGTCGGACAAGCCCATCGTCGCCGCCGTTCAGGGCGCCGTCGCGGGCGGCGGGCTGGGGCTCATGCTCACCGCGGACTACATCGTCGCCTCGGAGCAGTCCAAGTTCGTCAGCAAGTACGCCAACATCGGACTCACGCCCGACCTCGGCGTCTCGACGCTGCTGCCCGCCGCGGTCGGCCAGCGCCGCGCGCTGCAGCTGCTCCTGCAGGACCTCACGATCGACGCCCCCACAGCACTCGACTGGGGCCTGGTGACCGAAGTCGTGCCCACAGCCGACGTCGCCGCGCGCGCCGAGGCGGTGGCGCGGTTCTGGCTCGACAACGCCACCGGCGCTTTCGGGCAGGCCAAGCGCCTCGTCCGCACGGGCGCCGGGCGCCCGTTCGCCGAGAACCTCGACGACGAGGCCCGCTCGATCGGCGCGCGCTTCGACACCGACGAGGCCAAGGCCCGCGTCGCGGCCTTCGCCGCAGCATCCGCCAAGTCCGCGCGCCCGGCCTGA
- a CDS encoding LysE family translocator, translating to MVPAPNLLAFTLAALVLIVIPGPSVLFTIGRALALGRIGGLLSVLGNALGLLPIIGLVAVGVGGVVAQSVVLFTVVKVAGALYLMYLGVQAIRHRRRAAAEANGGALPRSAWRQLGEGFVVGITNPKTIAFFVAVLPQFVDLNAGMVPLQMIELGLVFFVIALISDGIWALVAAGAREWFGRSPKRISTLSATGGGLMIGLGGILLFTGNKH from the coding sequence GTGGTGCCCGCCCCCAACCTTCTCGCCTTCACGCTCGCCGCGCTCGTCCTGATCGTGATCCCGGGTCCGAGCGTGCTCTTCACGATCGGGCGCGCGCTCGCCCTGGGCCGCATCGGCGGGCTGCTCAGCGTGCTCGGCAACGCGCTCGGACTGCTGCCGATCATCGGTCTCGTCGCAGTCGGCGTCGGCGGCGTCGTCGCGCAGTCGGTCGTGCTGTTCACCGTCGTCAAGGTCGCCGGAGCGCTGTACCTCATGTACCTCGGCGTACAGGCGATCCGCCACCGTCGTCGCGCCGCCGCGGAGGCCAACGGCGGCGCGCTGCCGCGCTCGGCCTGGCGCCAGCTCGGCGAGGGGTTCGTCGTCGGCATCACGAACCCGAAGACGATCGCCTTCTTCGTGGCGGTGCTCCCCCAGTTCGTCGACCTGAACGCCGGAATGGTGCCGCTGCAGATGATCGAGCTCGGACTCGTGTTCTTCGTGATCGCGCTCATCTCCGACGGCATCTGGGCGCTCGTCGCGGCGGGCGCGCGCGAGTGGTTCGGGCGCTCCCCGAAGCGCATCTCGACCCTCTCTGCCACCGGCGGCGGGCTCATGATCGGCCTGGGCGGCATCCTCCTCTTCACCGGGAACAAGCACTGA
- a CDS encoding IS30 family transposase, whose product MLSSRRVPKGPGRRPKSLARKRFMELLAQGWPLAAAAREVGVVRTTAYIWRDGTTVRRKDGTVKVVPPLEPLALRPISPRFLSEEERIRIADLASRGAGPTEIAKTLGRSPSTISRELRRNAHESGQYRPFHAHSIAATRRRRPKPLKLSTNPVLRTYVKARLKERWSPQQISRALRAAHPDDAGMRVATESIYLAIYRPGTGLLRKPDPSPLRTGRDHRRAHTRLIRAGRRFAQPMLSIHDREFEPTDRSVAGNWEGDLIVGPHHRSAIGTLVERQTRYVKLLHLNAPTSSELHAALVRALRALPQGLRRTLTWDQGTEMAKHLDITADTGTKIYFCDAASPWQRGSNENTNGLLRQYFPKSTNLAVHTPRDLARVEDELNRRPRMTLGDRAPADLFATLLMSENQPSLR is encoded by the coding sequence ATGTTGTCGTCACGTCGTGTTCCGAAGGGTCCTGGGCGGAGGCCGAAGTCGTTGGCGCGGAAGCGGTTCATGGAGCTGCTCGCGCAAGGGTGGCCGTTGGCCGCCGCGGCGCGCGAGGTCGGTGTCGTGCGCACCACGGCGTATATCTGGAGAGACGGCACGACGGTGCGGCGAAAGGATGGCACGGTGAAAGTCGTGCCGCCGCTCGAGCCGCTTGCGCTTCGCCCCATCTCGCCCCGCTTCCTGTCCGAGGAGGAACGCATCCGGATCGCCGACCTCGCGAGCAGGGGCGCCGGACCGACGGAGATCGCCAAGACGCTGGGCCGGTCGCCGTCGACGATCAGTAGGGAGCTGCGACGCAACGCACATGAGTCCGGCCAGTACCGACCGTTCCACGCGCACAGCATCGCCGCGACCCGTCGCCGGCGCCCGAAGCCGTTGAAGCTGTCGACCAATCCAGTGCTGCGCACGTACGTGAAGGCGAGATTGAAGGAGCGGTGGAGTCCGCAGCAGATCAGCCGCGCCCTGCGCGCCGCACACCCCGACGATGCCGGCATGCGGGTCGCGACGGAGAGCATCTATCTCGCGATCTACCGGCCCGGAACAGGGCTTCTCCGCAAACCCGACCCGTCACCGCTGCGGACAGGACGCGACCACCGCAGGGCGCACACCCGCCTGATCCGAGCCGGACGCCGGTTCGCGCAGCCGATGCTGTCGATCCACGACCGCGAGTTCGAACCGACAGACAGATCGGTGGCGGGCAACTGGGAGGGCGACCTCATCGTCGGCCCGCACCACCGCTCCGCGATCGGCACACTCGTAGAGCGGCAGACCCGCTACGTGAAGCTGCTGCACCTGAACGCGCCCACCTCATCCGAACTGCACGCAGCATTGGTGCGGGCCCTCCGCGCTCTCCCGCAGGGGCTGCGGCGGACGCTGACCTGGGATCAAGGCACCGAGATGGCCAAGCACCTCGACATCACCGCCGACACCGGCACGAAGATCTACTTCTGCGACGCCGCCAGCCCCTGGCAACGCGGCAGCAACGAAAACACAAACGGGTTGCTGCGCCAGTACTTCCCCAAGTCGACGAACCTCGCCGTCCACACGCCGCGGGACCTCGCCAGAGTCGAGGACGAGCTCAATCGCCGACCCCGAATGACGCTCGGCGACCGCGCACCCGCGGACCTCTTCGCCACCCTGCTAATGTCCGAGAATCAGCCCTCGTTGCGATGA
- a CDS encoding NAD(P)-dependent oxidoreductase codes for MTESTDAAPLAGKTILMSGGSRGIGLAIALRAARDGANIALLAKTDTPHPKLEGTVHSAAEAIRAAGGHALPIVGDVRNDDDVTEAVLKTQGEFGGIDIVVNNASVIDLSRSLDLDAKKYDLMQDVNVRGTFMLSRAAVPILKEAANPHILSLSPPLNLSPKWLGGHTGYTLAKYGMTMVTLGIAAEFADAGIAANTLWPRTTIATAAVQFALGGDRMMKVSRTPEIYADAAHEIFTKPSREYTGQTLIVEDVLEAAGVTDFSDYAAVPGTPDEALFPDIFLD; via the coding sequence GTGACCGAATCGACGGATGCCGCGCCCCTCGCCGGCAAGACGATCCTGATGTCGGGCGGCAGCCGCGGCATCGGCCTCGCGATCGCGCTGCGCGCGGCGCGCGACGGCGCCAACATCGCACTGCTGGCCAAGACCGACACCCCGCACCCCAAGCTCGAGGGGACCGTGCACTCGGCGGCCGAAGCGATCCGCGCCGCCGGCGGCCACGCGCTGCCGATCGTCGGCGACGTGCGCAACGACGACGACGTGACCGAGGCCGTGCTCAAGACGCAGGGCGAGTTCGGCGGCATCGACATCGTGGTGAACAACGCGTCGGTCATCGATCTGTCGCGCTCGCTCGACCTCGACGCCAAGAAGTACGACCTCATGCAGGACGTCAACGTGCGCGGGACGTTCATGCTCTCGCGCGCGGCGGTGCCGATCCTGAAGGAGGCGGCGAACCCGCACATCCTCTCGCTCTCGCCGCCGCTCAACCTCTCGCCGAAGTGGCTCGGCGGACACACGGGGTACACCCTCGCGAAGTACGGCATGACGATGGTGACGCTGGGGATCGCGGCGGAGTTCGCCGACGCCGGCATCGCCGCGAACACGCTGTGGCCACGCACCACCATCGCGACCGCGGCCGTGCAGTTCGCCCTCGGCGGCGACCGCATGATGAAGGTCAGCCGCACGCCCGAGATCTACGCCGACGCCGCGCACGAGATCTTCACGAAGCCGTCGCGCGAGTACACCGGGCAGACCCTCATCGTCGAGGACGTGCTCGAGGCCGCGGGCGTGACCGACTTCTCGGACTACGCCGCTGTGCCCGGCACGCCGGACGAGGCGCTGTTCCCCGACATCTTCCTGGACTGA